One Burkholderia sp. WP9 genomic window, TGCTCAACACTGCCCGCGCGCTTTGCGTCCGGGAAGCGTCAACGGCCGCAGCTTGGCTCGAAAGCCGGCTCAGCGAGCGGCCCGCCCGGGGACTGCGAGACAGAATTCGTGCAAGGAAGGGACGGATTTGATCAAGGCAAAAAACGGTTTGGAGCATGGGGACAGAAGATCGGACGGACGGGGACGTAAAACCCTATTATCCGCTCCCGGCGCGGCTCCTGCCGTGCCGCCGGAATGGGGCTACAATAGCGACGCTGTCGCGCCGCCTCCAGCACAGGGCCGTAAGCCCGAAGCGACGCACTGTTCCGCGCGTTCCGCGCGACTCTCGAGGTTCCGTTCATGAGTTCCACTCCGACCACCGCATCGCGGCGCGCGAATCCGCTTCGCTACCTCATCATTGCCGCCGTGGCCCTTGCGATCGCCGTCGCCGGTTATTTCGCCTTTGCCGGCCAGCAGCGTGTGCCCGATGCGACCTTCACGTTGCTGTCCGGCCAGAAAGTCTCGACTGCCGACCTGAAAGGCAAGGTCTACCTCGTCAACTTCTGGGCGACGAGCTGCGATACCTGCATGAAGGAAATGCCGCAGATGGTCCAGACGTATAACCGCTTCAAGGACCAGGGCCTCGAATTCGTCGCCGTGGCGATGAACTACGACGCGCCCATGTACGTGGCCAACTACACGCAAACCCGCCAGTTGCCGTTCAAGGTTGCCATGGACGACGGCTCGGCCGCCAAGCAGTTCGGCAACGTCCAGCTCACGCCGACCACTTTCCTGATCGACAAGGACGGCCGGATTCTCAAGCGCTATGTCGGCGAGCCGCAATTCGCGGAACTCGACCAGCTGCTGGAAAAGGCGCTGAAACCGGCCTGAACGCGCGGCGTCGCCCGACCGGATTCATACTGATTCAAACACGCCGGCGTCGCACTTCGACGCCGGCGTTTTCATATCCTCACCGCTCCGCTTCCCCTTTGGCCGCGAGGCCATATCGCTTGATTTTCTCGTAGAGCGTGGCTTTGCCGAGCTGCAGCTTGTCTGCCGCGACCGCGACCGCGCCGCCGGCCTGCTCCAGCGCCTCCGCGATCACCGCCCGCTCGAATTGTTCGACGCGCTCTTTCAAAGGCTGCGTGGCCGCGCCGTCGTCGCCGAAAGACATGACGGGATCGTCGGCGACGCCGAGCACGAAGCGGTCGGCGGCATTGCGCAGCTCCCGCACGTTGCCCGGCCAGTCACGCTGCATCAGGCCGGCGCGTTGACGATCGGTGAGGATCGGCGCGGGACGCTGATAACGCACCGCCGCGTCCAGCAGGAAGTGTTCGAAGAGCGGCACGATGTCCTCGCGCCGCTCGCCGAGCGGCGGCAGTGCGATCGTCACCACATTCAGCCGGTACAGCAGATCGCGCCGGAACGAGCCGTCCGCGACGTGCTCGGCCATGTCGCCCTTGGCGGCGGCGACCACGCGGCAATTCACGCGGATCGGCTGATTCGAGCCGAGCCGTTCCAGCACGCCGTCCTGTAGCACGCGCAGCAGCTTGACCTGCAACGCGAGCGGCATGCTTTCGATTTCATCCAGAAACAGCGTGCCGCCCGACGCATGCTCGAGCTTGCCGATGCGCCGTTTCGCAGCGCCCGTGAAAGCGCCCGGCTCGTAGCCGAACATTTCCGACTCAAACATTGGCTCCGGCAGTGCGCCACAATTCACCGCGATAAACGGCTTGTCACGCCGCGGCGACAGTTCATGCAGGCTGCGCGCGATCAGCTCCTTGCCCGCGCCGGTGTCGCCGTTGATCAGCACGGAGGCATCCGTCGGCGCGATATTGGCGATTAGCCGCCGCACCTGTTCGATAGCCGGACTTCTGCCGATAATCCGCGGCGCCACCGAGTTCTGCTCCGCCAGTTCGCGGCGCAACGCGAGATTCTCCAGCACCAGCTTGCGGCGCTCCAACGCGCGCCGCACGGTTTCGATCAGACGTTCGGACGCGAACGGCTTTTCGATGAAGTCATACGCGCCGTCGCGCATGGCCTGAACGGCCATTGAAATGTCGCCGTGACCCGTCACCAGAATCACCGGCACATCGGGCGCGCGCTCGTGGCATTGCGCAAGCAGTTCGAGGCCGCTTGCGCCCGGCAAGCGAATATCGCTGACGATCACGCCGGAGAAGTCCGCGCCGATCATCTTCGCCGCGGACTCCGCCGACGCATGGCCGATCACGTCGAAGCCCGCCAGTTGCAGACTCTGCACGCTGGCGCGCCGCACCAGTTCGTCATCTTCGATATACAGCACTTGCAGGCCGTGGTTCAGCATGGCGTTTTCCGTGTGATTCAGGAGCCCGTTGTCAGCGGGTCCGGTGTGTGGCTCGTCTGCACGCGCGCGCGGCGCAGCGTCAACACGAATAATGCACCGCCGTGCGGCGCGTTGCGCGCCACCAGCGAGCCACCGCAGTCGCGCGCGATAGACGACGATATCGCGAGGCCAAGCCCCAAACCCTGGCCCATTTCTTTGGTGGTGAAGAACGGCTCGAACAGCCGCGGCAGAACATCCTCGGCAATGCCGGGGCCGTTGTCGCTCACGGCGAACGACAGATTCGCATCGGCGACTTCGATCTCGATCGAAATGCGCGGCGCGCTGATGTCGGCCGTCGCATCGAGGGCGTTGCCGAGCAGGTTGATCAGCACCTGTTCGAGCCGCAAATCGTCGCAATGCGCAATCAGTTCCGGATGGTCGTCGGCGAGACTCAGCGGCGTGCGCGTGCCGCTTTGCGCGTCGAGCAGAGCGAACTCCACCTCGACGCCTGCCAGGCGCTTCTGCAACAGCGCGACCACGTTGCGCAACGCCCGCATGATCGGCGCTCGCGCACTGCGCGGCCGCGCGCGTCCGACGAACAGCTTCAATTGGTTGGTGATCTTGCCCATGCGCTCCGTGAGCGCCGCGATCGCTTCGAGATTTTCGCGCGCCGACGCCTGGTCGCCGCGTTCGAGCAGCACTCGCGTGTTGTCCGAGAAACCGCGCAACGCGGCGAGCGGCTGGTTCAGCTCATGCGTGATGCCGGCGGCCATCTGACCGAGCGCGGCAAGCTTGCTCGCCTGAATCAGTTCGTCGTGCGCCGCGCGCAATTCCTGTTCGGCGCGGGTTCGTTCGGCCACTTCCTTTTGCAACTGTTCGTTCGCCTCTGAGAGATCCGCCGTGCGCTCGGCGACCCGCCGGTTCAATTCCGCGTAGGCTTTTTGCAGCAGCGCCCGGCTGCGCATCACTTCGCGCACGCGAGCCCGGCGCATTCTCCAGTAGAACGCCAGCAACACGAGCGACACGTAGCCGAAGCCGGTGACGATGGTCGCCTTGCGCGCGTCGGCGTCGACCGGATCGACGGGCGACATGGTGATCAGATGCCAGTCCGGCTCGCCCATGCCGCGGCGCGACGCGAGATAGCGCGGTGCATAGCGGCCGCCGCCGATGCGCACGATCTGCGCGTTGCCTTCGAGCGTGCGTTCGATCGTCACCGGCAGCGGCGCGATCGGCTGCTGCGCGTATTGACGCGCCTGGTAGATCGAATCCGCGACCGGCCCCGACAGCGGCCGGATCGTGTGGTATTTCCACGCCGGCATCGACGACAGGAAAATCACGCCGTGGTCGTCGGTCACGACAAGCGGCTCGGACGCATCCGCGCCCTGAAACCATTCGAGATCGAGTTTGACGACCGCCGCGCCGACGATCTTGCCGTCGCGCCGCACCGGCTGAGAGATGTAATAACCCGGCGCTTGCGAGATCGTGCCGATGCCGAAGAAGCGGCCCACGCCGCCTTTCACCGCGTCGAGAAAATACGGCCGGAACTGATAGCCGGCGCCAATGAAACTGCCCGGCCCGCGCCAGTTGCTCGCCGCGACGCAAAAGCCGTCGAGTGGAATGATGTAGGTGACCGTGGCGCGCGCGTGGCGGTTCAGGTCTTCGAGATAAAGATTGGCGCGCGCAACATTGGCCGCACTGGGATTGACCAGCACGTCCTGCACGATCGGATGTTCCGCGAGCAGATAAGGTAGCGATTCGTAGCGTTCGAGCGTGCTCTTCAGCGCGCTGGTCGTACGGTCGACCCGCACTGAGGCGTTGCGCCGCAAATGGTCGATGCCGCTTTGCCAAGCGATGCTGTACGTGAGCCCGCATGCTGCGACGAGCCCGGCGACGAGCGCGAAGAGGATCAGCAGGCGTCGCGTCACGTTGGCAATATCCGATCGGTAAGGATCGTTTATTGTGGCATAAGGCGACGCGTCGCCGGCGTCAGCCTCGTCGGCCGACGAGGCGGGGGTTTGGCGCGCGGACACCGGTTTCATACGCTGGTGTCCGCGGCTGTGAGGATGACGTTAAAAGGCGTTGCCGATGCGCGGCTCAGACGCCGGCCGGCTCTTTGATCGCCACGTCGCCACGCAAGGCGGCGTTCAGCTTGTTGCGATCCAGTTCCTTTTCCCATGCCGACACGACCACCGTCGCCACGCCGTTGCCGACAATGTTCGTCAGCGCGCGGCATTCGCTCATGAAGCGGTCGATACCGAGAATCAGCACCATGCCCGACAGCGGAATGGTCGGCACCACCGCAAGCGTCGCGGCCAGCGTGATGAAGCCCGCGCCCGTCACGCCGCTCGCGCCCTTCGAGGTGAGCATGGTCACCGCCAGCAGCGTGAGCTGCTGCGTCCAGGTGAGGTCGGTGTTAGTGGCTTGCGCGATGAACAGCACGGCCATCGTCATGTAGATGTTGGTGCCGTCGAGGTTGAACGAATAACCGGTCGGCACCACGAGGCCCACCACCGAGCGCGAGCAGCCGAGCTTTTCGAGCTTCAGCATGAGTTGCGGCAGCGCGGCTTCGGACGAGCTCGTGCCGAGCACGATCAGCATCTCTTCCTTGATGTACGCAACGAAGCGCAGGATGTTGAAACCCACCGCACGCGCAATGATGCCGAGCACGACCACCACGAACACGATCGAGGTCAGATAGAACGTGCCGATCAGCTTGAGCATCGGCAGCAACGAGCCGATACCGTACTTGCCGATCGTGAACGCCATTGCGCCGAACGCGCCGATCGGCGCCAGCTTCGTGATGATGCGCACAATGCCGAACAGCACATGCGAGAGCCCGTCGATGAAGCTCGTTACGACCTTGCCTTTCTCACCGGCGGTCGCGAGCACCGCGCCGAACAGCAGCGCGATCAGCAGGATCTGCAGGATTTCACCCTGCGCGAACGCTGACACGAGCGTGTCCGGAATGAGGTGCATCAGGAAGTCGACCGTGGTCTGCCCGTGCGCTTTCGCGGCATACGAGGCGACCGCCTTGCCGTCGAGCGTGGCCGGGTCGATGTTGAAGCCGACGCCCGGTTTGAGCACGTGCGTGGCAATCAGGCCGAGCACCAGTGCGAAGGTCGAGACGATTTCGAAGTACAGCAACGCCTTGCCGCCGACGCGCCCAACCTTCTTCATGTCCTCCATGCCGGCGATACCCGTCACCACCGTACAGAAGATGATCGGTCCGATCACCATCTTGATCAGCTTGATGAAGCCGTCGCCGAGCGGCTTCATGTCGACGGCGAGATTCGGATAGAAATGTCCGAGCGCGATACCTATAAGGATCGCCACGATCACCTGGACGTACAGTACTTTGTGGATAGGTTTCTTCACGATGGTTCCTGCGATGTGGATGAGCTCAATGGCCTGCCACGCTGCGCATCATGCGAACGAATAGTCGTCACGCCTGTGCACGGCATTAGGCCGCGACAAGGGACGAATTCAGAAATACCGGGAAGGGAAATCGGACATCGTTGTCTCCTTGCTTTAGTTGTCGGACCGTTGCGGCCGCGATATCTATTTCGCAAGGTCGATGCCAGCTCGAAGCCGGGCTCGGCGCGTTGATTTCTATGGGTTTTTTGGCGCCACACAGGATGCGCCGTCCGGGATTCCGGAAATCCGGACGAGGGGTGTCGGGGAATCCGGAATCGAACGCGGCGGCGGCTACGGGATAACCCGTAAGGCTTTCTACGACGACGCGCGCTGGCCAGAAGCCTGCGCGCCGTCCAACGTGCGGCCTCTAAACCGCGCCCTCTTCCAACACCAGCAGATTCTCGTGCGAGAACCCCAGCGACACGGGCTGCCCGCGTTCAGGCAAACCGCGATTCGGGTCGTTGAACACGTCGAGAGAAATCACGGCGTCTTTCACGCGCGTTCTGATGCGCACCACCGCGCCGAGGAAATTGACTTCTTCGACGGTCGCGTTCAACGTGTTGCGTCCAGGCGCGGCCGGCTCCAGCACGATGGCCTCGGGACGCAGCGCGAGCAAACGCTTCTTGCCCGCATCGGCCGACGGCAACTCCTGCGTGGTGATCAACTCCTGACCGTCCACCACCATCTTGCCGGTCGCCGGATCGACCACATGTCCGGCCAGAATGTTCAGCGTGCCGACGAACGACGCGACAAAGCGGGTGCGCGGATAGTTATAGATTTCGGACGGCGTACCGATCTGCTCGACGCGGCCTTCGTTCATCACGACGATACGATCGGAAATGGACAGCGCTTCTTCCTGATCGTGGGTGACGAAAATCGACGTGATACCCAACTCGCGCTGCAACGCGCGAATATCCTGGCGCAACGAAATGCGGATCTTGGCATCCAGCGCGGAAAGCGGTTCGTCGAGCAGCAACACTTGCGGCTTGCCGGCAAGCGCCCGCGCGAGCGCCACGCGTTGCTGCTGGCCACCCGACAATTGCCACGGATAACGGCCGCCCAGGTGCGGCAGCTTGATCAGTTGCAGCATCTCGTCGACGCGCTGATTGATCTCCGCCTGCGGCCGATGCGTAATCTTCAGCCCAAAGCCGATGTTCTCGGCCACCGTCATGTTCGGAAACAGCGCATACGACTGGAACACCATGCCGACCTTGCGTTGCCGCGTGCGAAGGTGCGTGACGTCCTTGTTGTCCAGCCGGATGATGCCGCGCGTGGGCGTTTCGAAGCCGGCGATCATGCGCAGCACCGTCGTCTTGCCGCAGCCGGACGGCCCGAGGAAAGTGATGAACTCGCCCCGTTCGATCTTCATATCGAAGTGATGCAGCGCCGTGTTCGCCCCGAAGGACTTATGCAGATTTTCGATTTCCAGGAATGCCATGATTCGCTGCCCCAGTCCGTCAAACTCATTGGATCAAACTTATCGGCCAAACTCGTTGGTCACACTTTCTGGCCGCTCATGGCGCGGGCCGAGCCGAACACCTGTATCAAACCCATCGACGCCCACGTGATCACGAACGCGATGATCGCGAGCGCCGAGGGTTCATACGCGCGGTTCGCGCCGATCAATTGCAGATACGGGCCGAACGCGGGACGGTCCAGCAGACTCGCCAGTGTGAACTCGCCGATCACCACCGCAAAGGTGAGAAACGCGCCGGACAGAATGCCCGAGCGGATATTCGGGAAGATCACTTTGAAGAGAATGGTCGGCCAGTTCGCGCCGAGACACTCGGCCGCCTCGGTGAGCGAGCGCACGTCGACCGCGCGCAGGCCGGCGTCGACGGCGCGGTACATGTACGGCAGCGAGAGCGTGACGTAGCCAAACACCAGCAATAGATCCGTGGCGCGCTCATTGCCGGTGAGCGGCAGAATCGAACTGCTGTTATAGATGCGCAGATAACCGAATACGATCACGATGGCCGGCACGACCAACGGCAACAGCGTGATGAATTCGACGACCGGCCGCAGCTTCGGCAAGCGCAACTGCACCCAGTAAGCCGTCGGCACCACCAGCAGCACGCCGACCACGATCGTCAGCAGCGCCATCAGAATCGAGTAGCCGAACGAGGCCTGAAAGCGCGGATCGCCGAGTACGACGCTATACGCTTCGAAACTGTAGGTGCCGCGCTTCATGCGCAGGCTGAATTCGAACGTCGCGATCAAGGGAATGAGAAAGTACAGCGAACCGACGATCATCGCGGTCCACGCACCCACGCGCGATTGGCTTTTCATCGACGCCCCCTTTCAGCGCGCGAGCGCAGCCAGATGTAGCCGCCATTCGACAGACCGGTGACGAGCACCATGCCGAGCGCGAGTGCATAACCGAGATTCTGGTTATGCATGACGTCGCCGCGAATCTGCGCATACAGCAGGATCGTGACGATGTTCAGCGAACTGCCGGTCAGCGCATAAGCCGTGGCGACCGCACCGAACGAATTGGCGAACAGCAGCAGCGCGGCGCCGAGCACGCTCGGCCACAGCACCGGCAGCGCGACGTAGCGCCAGTATTGATACGAGGTCCCGCCGAGGCAGTCGCAGGCCTCGCGCCACTCGCGCTTCAGACCGTCGAGCGCGGGCGTGACGATCAGCACCATCAAGGGAATCTGGAAATACAGATAGGTCAGCGTCAGCCCGGAAAAGCTCAGGATGCTGAAACCCGTCGAGTACAGATTGAAGCCGAGGTATTTCTTCAGCAATACGGTGACGAGCCCGACGCGTCCCAACGTGCAGATGAAAGCGAATGCGAGCGGCACGCCGGCAAAGTTCGACGCGACGCCGGAAAACGTCATCAGGGTCGGGCGAATCCAGCCGGGCAGCTTGCCCTGCACCGCCGCCCATGCGAGCAGCGAGCCGATCACCGCGCCGCCGAGCGACGAGGCCGCGCTCACCTTGAAGCTGATCCAGTACGCGTCCAGCACGGTCGGCTGGAGCAGGTCGCGAAAGTTGGCGAGCGTGAAGTGGCCTTGCGAATCCTGAAACGCGCCGACCATCAGGAAGCCGGTCGGCAGAATCAGGAACAGCAGCGCAAAAGTAAAAAACGGCACCACGCCGATCCAGGCGAGGAACTGCGACGCGCGGCCCGGACCGTCGACGCGAGGCGTTGGGGTGGGTACAGGCGGAACCAGCAATTCCGGCTGCACCGATCCAGCATCCGATGAAGCGCTCATAGCTCACCCTTGGGGCAATCTGGCAAACGCACCAGGCACGCCGCGCTCATGACGAAGAGCGGCGCGCCGGAGCGGCAAAACTTCACGCTACTGTTCGGCGTCGCGGCGCGCGTGTTCCCCTGCGGCCGCGACATCCACTACGCCGCTTACTTGACGTTCGCGCCGACCGTTTCGTCCCAGTGCTTCGTAATGGTTTCCTTGTACGCGTCCTGTTGCGAGAGCGTCGGGAACACGACGTTCTTGTACGACGAAGGCGGCGGCAGCTTGTCCAGCAATGCCTGCGGCACTTTCTTGCCGGTCACCAGTTCGTTGTAGCGCATCGGATGGCAGTAGCCCTTCAGCCAGCCAATCTGACCTTCGTCCGAGTACAGATATTCCATCCACAACTTGGCTGCGTTCGGATGCGGCGCATACGCGCTGATCGCCTGAACGTACACACCCGCGACCACGCCCGTTTTCGGAATCACCACCTGCACCTTCGGGTTGCCCTTCAGCGTGTCGCGATCGGCCAGCGCGTTGTAATCCCAACGCACGACGATCGGCGTGGTGCCTTGCGCGAGCGATGCGGCCTTGCCGATCACCGGCACGAAGTTGCCGTTCTTGTTCAGGTTGGCGAAATAAGTGAGGCCAGCCTGTCCGGCTTTGCTCGCATCGCCCTTGCTTTGCGAGAGGCCCGCGGCATAGACGGCCTGGATTGCCTGATTGGCCGAGCGCGGATCGCCCGCCAGCGAGACGGCGTTCTTGTACTCCGGCTTGAGCAGATCGCTCCAGTCGGACGGCGCCTTGTCGATCATGTCGGCGTTCACTTCAAACGACAGCACGCCGTAGTAATCGCCATACCAATAGCCGTCGGCGTCTTTCGACTCTTTCGGGATCGAGTTCCACGAGGCGACCTTGTACGGCTGCAGCAACCCTTCGGCCTTCGCGGACGGACCGAACGAGAGGCCCACGTCGATCACGTCGGGCGCTTGCGGGCCCTTGTTGCCCTTGTTCGCCTTGATGGCTTCGACTTCGTCGCCCGAACCCGCATCCGGATTCAGTTCGTTGATCTTAATGCCGTACTTCTTCTGAAAGCCGGCGACCAGTTCACCGTAGTTGCACCAATCGTGGGGCAACGCGATCACGGTGAGTTGGCCTTCCTGCTTGGCGGCGGCGATCAGTGCATCGAGCGGCGCGGCCGAAGCGCTGCTGCTGACGCCGGCGGCGGTGACACCCGCAACGGCCGACATCGAGAGTATGCGAGCTAACGCGGTGCGGTTCATAGTCTTCCCCATCCTCTGCCGAAATTGCTACGTTTGGAAAATTTCTATTTCGAGCCTCAGGACGCGCCCGTGCACCCTTGCACTTGCGCGGCCTCGCCATGTTCAGGCCGGGTTGGCCGGCATGGAGAACATGTCGTGTCGCAGTGTATCGATGCGATCTGTACAAATCATGTCGACGCCCCATTGCGCGAGCAGTTGCGCGCGCGCCGGATCGTTGACGGTGTAGGCGAGCACGCGCAGGCCGGCGGCATGAATCTCCTCGATCAGCGGCTCGGTCAGGTACCGGTGGTTCGCGTGAAAGGACACGCAGTCGAGTTCGCGCACCACGCGCAGCCAGTCCGCCGGCACCTCGTCGAACAGCATGCCGCGTTGCAATGACGGCGCCGCGTCACGCGCGGCGGCGAGCGCCTCGAATGAAAACGACGAGAGCAACGGCGGCGTCTGGCCTTGCCATAGTGTCAGCGCGCCGCTTGCGACCAGAGTCCCGGTGATCTCGTCACGGCCGGGGCACGGTTTGATTTCGATGTTGGCGGCAATGCCGTCGCGCGCACAGCGCCCCGCCGCCTCGGCGAGCGTCGGCAAACGCGTGCCGGCGAATTGCGGCCCGTACCATGCACCGGCGTCGAGCGCGGCCAGTTGCTGCCACGTGTGTTCCGCAGCGGCGCCATGGCCGTTGGTGGTGCGCTCGAGGGTGTCGTCGTGCAGCAGAAAGAGTTGGTTGTCGGCGGAAAGCTTGGCGTCGAACTCGACCATGCGGTAGCCATAGCGCACGCAGGCGTCGAAACCGGCGAGCGTGTTCTCCGGCGCCAGCGTGCCGCCGCAGCGATGCGCGGCGAGTCGCGGATAAGGCCAGTCTGCGGATAAAGCGCGATTAATCCCGTTTCCCACGTCTCGCTACCTTTCAGATAGAGCGGTTGACCATGCTCTCGACACGTTCCCAGCCGTCACTGCCGCCTTGACCTTCATGATCCACGCAGTTCTCTAGTTGTCCGTTCACGCGCGAGCCTGGCGCGTAGTATCGCGCTAAGGCAGGCGCTGCGATAGTCGGACGTACGCTCCAGGCATTCACCGCGCCGGACCCCGCTGCGTCTTTGTCAGGATGACGAAGCGTGCCGCCACCGTGTAACTCGACACCGGGCGTGCTTCGTTCAGGCGGCCAATCCCAAGATCCATTATGGCGGCGACACTTGCCAATCAGATTGCCAAAAAACGCCGCAAAATGCTCGAAATCGGACATTTCAATTCCTTTTCGAACATTTGATGTTCGAAACGGGCTTGGCGCTTCGATCTGCGAAGGCTAAAGTTAAATACACAAACTTGCAAGCTGCCAAAAAAATACAACACAATTCGACTAAAGTAGTACGCTTGACATCGTCCGGACACACATTCGTGAGCACGATGTCGCAGTTAACAACAAGCTAAATAAACGCGCGTACGCAGCCAAGGAAACATGCATGTGGCAGGAAGACCGTCATCAGAGAATTCGCGCGTTGCTGTCCACGCTTCAACGTGTGTCCACGGAACGGATCATGGCGGACCTCGGGGTGTCGCGCGAAACAGTACGGCGCGATCTGCTCGACCTCGAAGCGCTAGGTGAATTACGGCGCGTGCACGGCGGCGCGATCAAACCAGCCGACGAAGCGCCGATCGCCGAGCGCGCGCACATGCGCGTCAAGTCTAAAACCGCGATCGCAAAGGCGGCCACAGGCTTGATCGCGAGCGGCCAGACACTGTTCATCGACGCGGGCACCACCACCGCCGCGCTGGCCGAAGAACTGGCGAAACTCGCGAACCTCACCATCGTCACCAACTCGATCGATGTCGCGCTGAAGATGCGCGGCGGGGTCGATCAAACCGAAGCCGCCAACGAGGTCATCCTGCTCGGCGGCTCGATCAGCGACCGCGCCATGGCGACCACCGGCGCCACCACCGTGCTCGATATCCAGCGCTATCGCGCGGACCTCGCGCTGCTATCGCCCGTCGGCATCGATCACCGGCACGGTGCGACCAATTACGACCACGCTGAAACCGAAGTGGCGCGCGCCATGGTCGCCAATGCGGACCGCGTGGCGATCCTCGCCGATTACAGCAAGATCGGCCAACGCAGCCGCATCTCCTACTGCCCGGTCGATCGGATCGACGTGCTCGTCACCAACAAAAAGGCGGCCGAAGCCGCCGATTTTGCATCGCTGAAAAAGAAGCTCGAAGAGATCGTTCTTGCCTGACGCACCAGACACAAGGCCCGAGGCTCCATGCCGGAGCCTTGAGGTCTGATGTCTATTCCTTCACATGCATCGTATCGAGCGAGCGCTTGCGCAAGCGAGTGTCGTGCAACGCGCCGGCTGCATCGAGCACCGGATAGGCGGTCGAACAGAACAGCGAATTGAGGCGCTTCATGTCGCTGATCAGATCGAGATGCAGTGCGCTGGTCTCGATGCTTCGCAAGGTCTGACCGGTAAGCCGGTCCAGATGCCGGTATGAATAGGCCCGCTCCAGATCGCGAAAGCGTTCCTTCTCCGCAAGCAGGCGCTCTGCGCATCGCAGATCGTTGTTCAGAAACACCGACAGCCCAAGCTGCAGATTGCTGACGAGGCGTGCCTGCAAGTCGTCCAGCTCACCCAGCCCCTCTTCCGAAAACGACAGCCGGTGGGCGATCTTCTTTTCCTCGATGTCGCCCACGATCCGCTCGATGATGTCGCCCGCGTGTTCGAGATTGATCGTCAGTGAAATGATGTCGGTCCAGCGGCGGCTATCCGCTTCGTCGAGCTGTTCGCGCGAGATCAGCGTCAGATAGGTTTTGACCGCGGCGTAAAGTTCGTCGACATCGTCATCCATGCGGACGGTTTCCCGCGCCTTGTCCAGATTGTTGTGATGAATCAGGTCTGAAACATTGTCGAGCATGGTGCGCACAATGTCGCCGATGCGCAGCACCTCGCGTGCGGCATGCGCAAGCGCGAGCGTAGGCGTGGACAGCGCGGCGGCATCCAGGTGAAGCGGCCGAAGCTCACCATTCGGCAGCGGCCGGTTCGGCAGAAGGCGCACACAGATGCGCGACACCGGATCGATCAGCGACAGGCACGCGCAGCAGCGCAGCGTGTTGTAGATCAGGTGAAATCCGACTGTCGCTTCACGCGGATTCGCGATCAACACCGGCAGCCCGCGCGCGAGCAGCGAAGTGAACGGCAAAATCAGCAACGCGCCGGCCAGCTTGAACGCAAAGCTGCCCAACGCGAGACGCCGCGCGGCCGCGTTCTGCGCGACGGTGCCGAGAAGCGCGAGCAAGCCGCTGCCAAGATTCGCGCCGATCACGAGGCACAGCGCGACCTTCAGCGAAATCACACCGGATGAGGCGAGCGTCGCGGTCAGCAGCACGGCGGCAAGGCTCGAATAGGACAGCATGGCGAACGCGGCGCCGACCAGTGCGTCGAGCATCGTATCGCCGGTCAGCGCACCGAACATTACGCGCACGCCGGCGCCTTGCATCATGGGTTGGGCGGCTTCGACGATCAAACGCAGCGCCAGCAGGATCAAGCCGAGACCGATCAACGTGCGCCCGGCCTGGCCGAGACGGGTTTGCTTGCGCGACAGGAAGAGCGGCACGCCGAGCAGAATCAGGATCGGCGACAACCAGGATAGATCGAGAGTGAGAACCCGCGCCATCAATGCGGTGCCGACGTCGGCGCCGAGCATGATCGCGAGGCCGCTGGTGATTGGCAAGAGGCCCTG contains:
- a CDS encoding DeoR/GlpR family DNA-binding transcription regulator, yielding MWQEDRHQRIRALLSTLQRVSTERIMADLGVSRETVRRDLLDLEALGELRRVHGGAIKPADEAPIAERAHMRVKSKTAIAKAATGLIASGQTLFIDAGTTTAALAEELAKLANLTIVTNSIDVALKMRGGVDQTEAANEVILLGGSISDRAMATTGATTVLDIQRYRADLALLSPVGIDHRHGATNYDHAETEVARAMVANADRVAILADYSKIGQRSRISYCPVDRIDVLVTNKKAAEAADFASLKKKLEEIVLA
- a CDS encoding ABC transporter permease; the protein is MKSQSRVGAWTAMIVGSLYFLIPLIATFEFSLRMKRGTYSFEAYSVVLGDPRFQASFGYSILMALLTIVVGVLLVVPTAYWVQLRLPKLRPVVEFITLLPLVVPAIVIVFGYLRIYNSSSILPLTGNERATDLLLVFGYVTLSLPYMYRAVDAGLRAVDVRSLTEAAECLGANWPTILFKVIFPNIRSGILSGAFLTFAVVIGEFTLASLLDRPAFGPYLQLIGANRAYEPSALAIIAFVITWASMGLIQVFGSARAMSGQKV
- a CDS encoding ABC transporter ATP-binding protein, which gives rise to MAFLEIENLHKSFGANTALHHFDMKIERGEFITFLGPSGCGKTTVLRMIAGFETPTRGIIRLDNKDVTHLRTRQRKVGMVFQSYALFPNMTVAENIGFGLKITHRPQAEINQRVDEMLQLIKLPHLGGRYPWQLSGGQQQRVALARALAGKPQVLLLDEPLSALDAKIRISLRQDIRALQRELGITSIFVTHDQEEALSISDRIVVMNEGRVEQIGTPSEIYNYPRTRFVASFVGTLNILAGHVVDPATGKMVVDGQELITTQELPSADAGKKRLLALRPEAIVLEPAAPGRNTLNATVEEVNFLGAVVRIRTRVKDAVISLDVFNDPNRGLPERGQPVSLGFSHENLLVLEEGAV
- the ugpQ gene encoding glycerophosphodiester phosphodiesterase, encoding MGNGINRALSADWPYPRLAAHRCGGTLAPENTLAGFDACVRYGYRMVEFDAKLSADNQLFLLHDDTLERTTNGHGAAAEHTWQQLAALDAGAWYGPQFAGTRLPTLAEAAGRCARDGIAANIEIKPCPGRDEITGTLVASGALTLWQGQTPPLLSSFSFEALAAARDAAPSLQRGMLFDEVPADWLRVVRELDCVSFHANHRYLTEPLIEEIHAAGLRVLAYTVNDPARAQLLAQWGVDMICTDRIDTLRHDMFSMPANPA
- a CDS encoding ABC transporter permease subunit, producing MSASSDAGSVQPELLVPPVPTPTPRVDGPGRASQFLAWIGVVPFFTFALLFLILPTGFLMVGAFQDSQGHFTLANFRDLLQPTVLDAYWISFKVSAASSLGGAVIGSLLAWAAVQGKLPGWIRPTLMTFSGVASNFAGVPLAFAFICTLGRVGLVTVLLKKYLGFNLYSTGFSILSFSGLTLTYLYFQIPLMVLIVTPALDGLKREWREACDCLGGTSYQYWRYVALPVLWPSVLGAALLLFANSFGAVATAYALTGSSLNIVTILLYAQIRGDVMHNQNLGYALALGMVLVTGLSNGGYIWLRSRAERGRR
- a CDS encoding ABC transporter substrate-binding protein, which gives rise to MNRTALARILSMSAVAGVTAAGVSSSASAAPLDALIAAAKQEGQLTVIALPHDWCNYGELVAGFQKKYGIKINELNPDAGSGDEVEAIKANKGNKGPQAPDVIDVGLSFGPSAKAEGLLQPYKVASWNSIPKESKDADGYWYGDYYGVLSFEVNADMIDKAPSDWSDLLKPEYKNAVSLAGDPRSANQAIQAVYAAGLSQSKGDASKAGQAGLTYFANLNKNGNFVPVIGKAASLAQGTTPIVVRWDYNALADRDTLKGNPKVQVVIPKTGVVAGVYVQAISAYAPHPNAAKLWMEYLYSDEGQIGWLKGYCHPMRYNELVTGKKVPQALLDKLPPPSSYKNVVFPTLSQQDAYKETITKHWDETVGANVK